The following are from one region of the Mustela lutreola isolate mMusLut2 chromosome 7, mMusLut2.pri, whole genome shotgun sequence genome:
- the LOC131836895 gene encoding acyl-coenzyme A thioesterase 6-like: MPATWSLEPAGRCSWDEPVRIAVHGLAPRQPVTLRASLRDEKGALFRAHARYEADAGGLLDLERAPALGGSFVGLEPMGLLWALEPEKPLVRLVKRDVQTPFAVELEVLDGHEPDAGRVLGRAVHEREFLRPGVRREPVRAGGLRATLFLPPGAGPFPGIIDLFGTGGGLCEYRASLLAGHGFAVLALAYFRFEDLPENLEALHLEYFEEAVNFMLQHPQVKGPNVGLLGFSKGGDLCLSMASFLKGITATVLINSCVANTIASLHYKDMIIPSLGSDPGRCTITESGLLHFVDVWDNPLEEPNHPSIIPVERAQGPFLFIVGMDDQNWKSPVYAQIASERLQAHGKDRPQIICYPGTGHCIDPPYFPPCRASVHRVLGKAIVHGGEPKAQSRAQVDAWQQIQTFFRKHLSGEESAQSSKI, encoded by the exons ATGCCTGCGACCTGGAGCCTGGAGCCCGCGGGCCGCTGCAGCTGGGACGAGCCCGTGCGCATCGCCGTGCACGGCCTGGCCCCGCGACAGCCCGTCACGCTGCGCGCGTCCCTGCGCGACGAGAAGGGCGCGCTCTTCCGGGCCCACGCGCGGTACGAAGCCGACGCCGGCGGCCTCCTGGACCTGGAGCGCGCGCCCGCGCTGGGCGGCAGCTTCGTGGGGCTCGAGCCCATGGGGCTGCTCTGGGCCCTGGAGCCCGAGAAGCCCCTGGTGCGGCTCGTGAAGCGGGACGTGCAGACGCCCTTCGCCGTGGAGCTGGAGGTGCTCGACGGCCACGAGCCCGACGCGGGTCGTGTCCTGGGCCGGGCGGTGCACGAGCGCGAGTTCCTGCGGCCGGGCGTGCGGCGGGAGCCGGTGCGCGCGGGCGGGTTGCGCGCCACGCTCTTCCTGCCCCCAG GTGCAGGACCCTTCCCTGGGATCATCGATCTGTTCGGAACTGGTGGTGGCCTTTGTGAATATAGGGCCAGCCTCCTGGCTGGACATGGTTTCGCTGTGCTTGCTTTGGCTTACTTCAGATTTGAAGACCTCCCTGAGAATTTGGAAGCTTTGCACCTGGAGTACTTTGAAGAAGCTGTGAACTTCATGCTGCAGCATCCCCAG gTGAAAGGCCCGAATGTTGGGCTTCTTGGCTTCTCCAAAGGAGGTGACCTGTGTCTCTCAATGGCCTCTTTCTTGAAGGGCATCACAGCCACGGTCCTTATCAATTCCTGTGTGGCCAACACAATAGCTTCTCTGCATTACAAGGATATGATTATTCCCAGTCTTGGCAGTGACCCAGGAAGATGTACAATTACTGAGTCGGGACTTTTGCATTTTGTGGATGTTTGGGACAACCCACTGGAGGAACCCAATCACCCAAGTATTATTCCAGTGGAAAGGGCCCAGGGGCCCTTCCTGTTCATTGTTGGCATGGATGATCAAAACTGGAAGAGTCCCGTCTATGCTCAGATAGCCTCTGAACGGTTACAAGCCCATGGGAAAGACAGGCCCCAGATAATCTGCTACCCAGGAACTGGTCATTGTATTGATCCCCCTTACTTTCCTCCTTGCAGAGCTTCTGTACATAGAGTGTTAGGCAAAGCAATAGTCCATGGAGGTGAGCCAAAGGCTCAGTCAAGGGCACAGGTAGATGCCTGGCAGCAAATTCAAACTTTTTTCCGTAAACATCTCAGTGGTGAAGAATCTGCCCAGTCCAGCAAAATATAA